The following is a genomic window from Nicotiana tabacum cultivar K326 chromosome 3, ASM71507v2, whole genome shotgun sequence.
CATGAGATCTCTATGTTATTAGTCTATGTCTCAACCATCCACTCATCATCTTGGAGAACCCAAACGTCATGATTTTATCCATAGGAAGTTTCGGAGAACCCAGTGCCACTATTGCTTCAAAAATAACCATTAACAGAAGCCATCTCAACCAATATCCTCAAGGTGCCAGAACTAAAACACATTTCGTTTAGGTTAACAATTATTACTTAGGGGAACGAAAAAGGGACAATCAAAATCGAACTCATTCCTATTGTATAAAAAACTCCCGCTGATACCACTAGACTATAAGATTTGGTGGTAAAATGCATTGAATAGACACTTGTGATCTGTTTCTACAGTAATAACCAGAATCTACAAACCAAAATTCGCACAATCTAGCTGAATTTAGGATGGAGTTTCAAGCCTTCAAACTAGCTGAAAACTACACAAGATTCTATATTTGTGTCAAAACCCAACATTTACTAGTGAAACCACATACATATTTAAAAGTTAGCAAAATTTACCTGTGGGGAAAAGTCAAGTACTTAGTCATAGGGACAGTAATGATATTCCTCCTAGCATTAACAGCAGACTTTTGGACAGCAGCAATCACCTCTTTAGCCTTACCAACTCCAACACCCACTTGCCCTTTCTTGTCACCCACAACCACAATTGCCCTAAAATGCAATTGCTTCCCACCTTTAACAACCTTAGTAACTCTCCTCACTTGCACCACTCTCTCATCAAACCCATCTTTGGCCTTCTCTTTCTTTGTTTTCCCAAACCCAGTTGTCTTTTTCACCTTAGAGTCCATTGTATAAATGTCATTCCCAAGAAAAGTCTCTCCACTGTAAGCTGGCCCATAAAGCTCTTCATAAGCTTTTGCAATGTCGTCTTCGGATTCTAAGGGGCCATCGTCGAAAGAGGGTGGTTCTATAAAGTCTTCAGGGCGTTCTGGAGGGTCAAAAGTGGAAATTTCTTCTGGGTCTGTGTTGTCAAAGAAAGTGGTTTCGACGGTTGTGGAATTGACTGTTATGGGCTTGAGTTTTGGTGGGTGGATGGGTTTAGGGAGGAAGAATGATTGAGATTGAAACGGAGAAAAGCGAGAAGGGGTTGTGTGTAGAGAGAGGGAAGAGAAGGTGGAGAGCGAAGCAGATGCTGCTGCCATTGTCTCTTGTTTTGTGTCAATGGCGAAGTACAGTGGAAGAAATGTAATCTTCTTATCTTTAACTTCCAAGTGGTAATATGGGCCTGAGTTGAGATAGGATTTGTTGACTACACTTTGGGCCTAATTTTGGGCCTCGTGTAATGAGTGGTATGTAGAAATGACACCAGATAGCCACTCTAAAGGGCTGCTATTTAGGAGTTAGCCAGTGCCTCCTGAACTTTAGTTTTTtcaggacaaaaatatccttaatTGTCGCAACGAtaagatttttaatttaaaattttaggacaaaataagtacaaactaattcctaaatagcatcCCTGAAAATGACTATCTGTGCACTTGCCCCTGTAATCTTATGCTCATCTTTCAAGTGAGTTTCtggttttggataaaaaatgaAAGATGGAGTTGACAGTGGCTAATGTCTCTCGAAAAGTTTTGGTAATTTGGGGGTCACTAGTCCATTAGCTTTCACGACATCCTACATGAATTTTTTGTTGCTGCAATGGACTTGTATAATGTCTCCAATCTCGCTCGGCTCGAGGCGATCACTTGAACAGGGTGAGATTGATCGATCCACATAAAAAATTCTAGCTTCCCTTCTTATGAGTGCATATACAAAATAAAGAGAGCACGAGCCACACTCCTACTATACAAGGGCCTTTAGCTTTCACTGAGAAGAAAAAATTACTTCCAACTAGATAATTGAAAACGAATTCACTTTCAGTAATCGGAGACAGGTTAGGGGCTGGCGGGCACACCCCCAACTTTCTTCTCCCAGCCTAGTAGTTCCGCAACTACTATCGTTGTTGTTGCCAACGGGGATCCCCCATTCCGAAAGGTTACTAGGCCGGATGTTAGGTCCAGAGTTGTATACCATTGTTACGGTGCCGATAGATTCACCGCTTCAGTGCCGTTATCGGACATTGCAGGCCGGGCATCTATTTCTCATATATCGTTCTAGAGCGTTTTTTAGGAATGTTGGCGCCTGATGTCTAAACCGAAGACATCACATCGGAATGCATCTCCCA
Proteins encoded in this region:
- the LOC107825867 gene encoding small ribosomal subunit protein uS5c-like, producing MAAASASLSTFSSLSLHTTPSRFSPFQSQSFFLPKPIHPPKLKPITVNSTTVETTFFDNTDPEEISTFDPPERPEDFIEPPSFDDGPLESEDDIAKAYEELYGPAYSGETFLGNDIYTMDSKVKKTTGFGKTKKEKAKDGFDERVVQVRRVTKVVKGGKQLHFRAIVVVGDKKGQVGVGVGKAKEVIAAVQKSAVNARRNIITVPMTKYLTFPHRSEGDFGAARVMLRPAAPGTGVIAGGAVRIVLEMAGVENALGKQLGSNNALNNARATVVAVQQMRQFSEVAQDRGIPMEELWK